CAACGTCATGCTGGAACGCGCCGGGGTCGAACCGTAGACCCCCTGCCATCCCGTTGGAGATGGCTGTCTGCAGCAGGTTCAGGCTGGCATTTATATGCCTATCGAGGTGCCAACCGCACTCACATACGAACTCGGTGCCCATTCGGGAATCTTGTAT
This sequence is a window from Candidatus Thermoplasmatota archaeon. Protein-coding genes within it:
- a CDS encoding transposase, whose product is IQDSRMGTEFVCECGWHLDRHINASLNLLQTAISNGMAGGLRFDPGAFQHDVVMILYEPAMAARSEPNGTSCDCEVT